One window from the genome of Pyrus communis chromosome 16, drPyrComm1.1, whole genome shotgun sequence encodes:
- the LOC137721399 gene encoding uncharacterized protein, with product MDFSTLSRRELQTLCKRNKLPANLTNVAMADSLKNLELVEGIEDLLNQSPQKTMNGSLSIPRTAGRTSVRRKPIIEEPESSQTLTRSHRGTRRAVAEEVMDQEKTEVVPRTPAAPSTRRRAPATSACKKMETQKETASVQKSVYNTRRSVRLLEKTMARLSLGYENTMPLKMNELSTEMNNDSEKTDDGSVDEGSSMQTVSETSSERVDVSEVSLENEGQLKGDVEENSKADVFEVDDIEQKSEPESEVCESKSASDDIVVSEVMDAADDKKPNDEGTENCLAAKVSDDVSAVDIDHFIAAENPEDYITAVEDQNLENDDSDSKSAAGETEEVKDVANVEEAAKPKALTLSLSGEQQPMLGGKESMYEVPEADYNEKFDFESDSIKDGSSGSDFTEGEFSEDEATDENSVECEEFESSEGEEFGDESLVDANNVTEVAEVVTRAKMQEINNSEVDVCAKSDPALDKAPILAPFEAEQLSLQFPRPTFSKPGKSPSKKRSEVMSYIFDDNEENIDDGTDNGGVEIKRDADATDKDSVASELEAMSLRQLRKMLKSQLNIKTEDKIKPRTALQEEVPENQMVGGGN from the exons ATGGATTTCTCCACCCTTTCCAGAAGAGAGCTCCAGACTCTGTGCAAGAGGAACAAACTCCCAGCCAACCTCACCAATGTCGCCATGGCTGATTCTCTCAAGAATCTCGAACTC GTGGAAGGAATTGAAGACTTGCTGAATCAATCTCCGCAGAAAACAATGAATGGTTCATTAAGTATCCCTCGTACTGCTGGAAGAACCTCTGTTCGAAGAAAGCCAATCATTGAAGAGCCAGAAAGCTCACAGACATTGACCCGCAGTCACCGTGGGACAAGGCGAGCAGTTGCTGAAGAGGTGATGGACCAGGAAAAGACTGAGGTGGTGCCTAGGACTCCTGCTGCACCAAGCACCCGGAGAAGGGCTCCTGCCACTTCAGCTTGCAAGAAGATGGAAACCCAGAAGGAGACAGCTTCGGTGCAGAAGAGCGTGTATAACACTAGGCGATCCGTGAGGCTGCTGGAAAAGACCATGGCTCGCTTGAGCTTGGGGTATGAAAACACTATGCCTCTTAAGATGAATGAACTTTCCACAGAAATGAACAATGATTCCGAGAAGACTGATGATGGCTCAGTTGATGAGG GGTCTAGTATGCAGACAGTATCGGAGACAAGCTCAGAGAGAGTTGATGTTTCTGAAGTTTCACTGGAGAATGAAGGGCAGTTGAAAGGTGATGTGGAGGAAAATAGCAAGGCTGATGTGTTTGAAGTAGATGATATCGAGCAAAAATCCGAACCAGAATCTGAGGTATGTGAATCAAAGTCAGCCTCAGATGACATTGTGGTTTCAGAAGTTATGGATGCAGCAGATGACAAGA AACCTAATGATGAAGGAACCGAAAACTGTTTGGCCGCTAAAGTTTCTGATGATGTTTCTGCTGTGGACATAGACCATTTTATTGCTGCTGAGAACCCGGAAGATTATATCACTGCGGTGGAGGATCAAAATCTTGAGAATGACGATTCTGACTCGAAATCTGCTGCTGGGGAGACTGAAGAAGTTAAGGATGTGGCTAATGTAGAAGAAGCTGCTAAGCCTAAGGCATTGACTCTGAGCTTGTCCGGTGAACAGCAGCCTATGCTTGGTGGCAAGGAATCAATGTATGAGGTGCCAGAGGCTGATTATAACGAGAAATTCGATTTTGAATCAGACTCTATCAAGGACGGAAGTTCTGGATCAGACTTCACTGAAGGAGAATTTAGTGAAGATGAAGCCACGGATGAAAACTCAGTTGAGTGTGAGGAATTTGAATCTTcggaaggagaagaatttggtGATGAAAGTTTGGTTGATGCTAATAATGTGACTGAAGTAGCAGAAGTTGTCACCAGGGCAAAGATGCAAGAGATCAATAACTCTGAAGTTGATGTTTGTGCAAAAAGCGATCCAGCTTTGGACAAAGCTCCAATATTGGCACCCTTTGAAGCTGAGCAGCTTTCACTTCAGTTTCCCCGTCCAACTTTCTCAAAACCCGGGAAGTCTCCAAGCAAGAAGCGATCGGAAGTCATGAGCTACATCTTTGACGACAATGAGGAGAACATTGATGATGGCACTGACAATGGAGGAGTTGAGATCAAGAGAGACGCGGATGCCACTGACAAGGATAGCGTGGCGAGCGAATTGGAGGCTATGAGTCTAAGGCAGCTAAGGAAAATGCTCAAAAGTCAATTAAATATCAAGACAGAAGATAAGATTAAGCCAAGAACTGCATTGCAGGAA GAAGTACCAGAGAACCAAATGGTAGGCGGTGGGAACTGA
- the LOC137721334 gene encoding serine/threonine-protein kinase TIO-like yields the protein MGVENYHVIELVGEGSFGKVYKGRRKHTGQTVAMKFIMKHGKSDKDIHNLRQEIEILRKLKHENIIEMLDSFESPQEFCVVTEFAQGELFEILEDDKCLPEEQVQAIAKQLVRALHYLHSNRIIHRDMKPQNILIGAGSIVKLCDFGFARAMSTNTVVLRSIKGTPLYMAPELVREQPYNHTADLWSLGVILYELFVGQPPFYTNSVYALIRHIVKDPVKYPDNISPSFKNFLKGLLNKVPQNRLTWPALLEHPFVKETPPELESREMRSATTAERGCVVAWRGEGNKVQTSDGLAVSSPVHSPASSENNSGICFQNDAQANTPESTTVNSSPNEFPGFTNPSEVKQSGCQILDRLENNSRTVKGAQIISQDNEALAHVLLPLKRCSNGPPDSCRDEDILNSNQSFRILSNLVAAGAFHSSELLDEIIHELLAYSAIIVSMKSSEVNELKAKSFSIIKILVDNAGSSIGGSYFRHWVVLSDIFSQVVGCSEDASGRVLYESIACIAVMLRRVTQGLKAFSSTSVPEAASDPNEALKQILNHTKTSGLVDQLCLCLATAGSSLISGSSNMLRAACEACTAIWFLIDASENLSMKRNAYLFPLNTLRRPSPQLDIRDQDQDSLIRTEAAKLVAVITRAFLRSKAVQVAIHYCLHQRLEASLYAGVQLLLRCCLHNGIVPGVLCGLPSSLPVTTVVSGGGDGTIISEIFSLLSLCISSQNKDPQAVETATFKNKLTNPTTLVLHSCLILATVAQCLKATGRNSALFMLTTSPKKQLSRLSVLAHHFSSDESKSASIQAHAASAMLALASILSLESGSSVESSILEVAVPLIPRNATLCEYLKLSSGNGIELHSNGPSGTLSYWHGLRDGCVGLLESRLRWGGPLAVKQLCASNIPLLLVDLLANNRPEVGSTNDQVGLTPIGVIWTISSICHCPSGGALTFRQILLRCNHIKLISDLIADMHLKLVKSWVGPGGGKDGVRDITNAVIDVLAFPFVAVQNAPELPSATASVNSGALLNLGSPGLRVGMEDKDMVKVIEEDLGKYIKNLFEVGVPGIVVWCLGHLDLKDMGRPVAFLAKMVGYQPLAFQIVGKGLLDPKRMRRLLDRSSPREVMLDVLMIVSDLARMDKGFYKYINGASVLEFFKEFLTHEDPNVRSKACSALGNMCRHSSYFYSSLARNQIIDLLIDRCTDPDKRTRKFACFAIGNAAYHDKMLYEELRRSIPSLANLLVSSEEDKTKANAAGALSNLVRHSDQLWEDIVSKGAMQSLLKLVADCSVVALNPPSRKDSLNESPLKIALIALANMCSHQPCRQFLGSSPLFTVIGRLRQSPESTIANHASLIFAKVADS from the exons ATGGGTGTCGAGAACTACCACGTGATTGAGCTTGTAGGCGAAGGTTCCTTTGGGAAGGTATACAAGGGAAGGCGAAAGCACACGGGTCAG ACTGTTGCGATGAAATTCATTATGAAGCATGGCAAAAGTGACAAAGATATCCACAATTTAAGACAAGAAATTGAG ATCCTAAGAAAGTTGAAGCACGAAAACATCATTGAAATGCTTGATTCATTTGAAAGCCCACAAGAGTTCTGTGTTGTCACAGAATTTGCACAA GGTGAACTATTTGAAATTCTTGAGGATGATAAGTGCCTTCCTGAAGAACAAGTTCAAGCTATTGCAAAGCAGCTG GTGAGAGCATTACATTATCTGCATTCCAACCGTATCATCCATCGTGACATGAAACCACAAAACATTCTCATTGGTGCTGGTTCTATTGTTAAG CTCtgtgattttggttttgcaCGTGCAATGTCCACAAACACTGTTGTTTTGCGATCCATTAAAG GTACTCCTCTGTACATGGCGCCTGAACTAGTACGGGAACAACCCTACAACCACACTGCAGATCTGTGGTCTCTAGGAGTAATATT ATATGAATTATTTGTAGGCCAGCCTCCATTTTATACAAACTCTGTATATGCACTCATCAGGCACATTGTTAAG GATCCAGTTAAATATCCTGACAACATAAGTCCAAGTTTTAAAAACTTTCTTAAGGGATTGCTTAATAAG GTGCCTCAAAATCGATTGACTTGGCCAGCTCTTCTGGAACACCCATTTGTCAAAGAGACGCCTCCCGAACTGGAGTCTAGG GAAATGCGTTCTGCAACTACTGCAGAAAGGGGATGTGTTGTGGCATGGAGGGGTGaaggaaacaaagttcaaacATCAGATGGTCTGGCTGTTTCATCTCCTG TCCACTCTCCAGCTTCTTCAGAGAACAACAGTGGGATATGTTTTCAGAATGATGCTCAAGCAAATACTCCTGAATCCACAACAGTCAATTCTTCCCCAAATGAGTTCCCAGGATTCACAAATCCTAGTGAAGTCAAACAGTCAG GTTGCCAAATTTTGGACAGACTGGAAAATAACTCTCGTACAGTCAAGGGTGCACAAATAATAAGTCAGGATAATGAAGCATTAGCACATGTTTTGTTACCACTAAAAAGATGCTCCAATGGACCCCCAGATTCATGCAG ggATGAAGATATTCTTAATTCAAACCAGTCTTTTAGAATTCTTTCAAACTTAGTTGCAGCTGGTGCCTTCCATTCCAGCGAGCTGCTTGATGAAATAATACATGAACTTCTTGCTTACTCTGCCATCATTGTGAGCATGAAATCTTCTGAAGTAAATGAGTTAAAAGCGAAG AGTTtctcaataattaaaattttggttgacaatgctGGAAGCAGCATTGGTGGCTCATATTTCAGGCACTGGGTTGTCTTATCAGATATTTTTTCACAG GTTGTTGGTTGTAGTGAAGATGCATCTGGAAGAGTTTTGTATGAGTCCATTGCTTGCATTGCTGTCATGCTAAGAAGAGTCACACAGGGCCTTAAAGCTTTTTCCTCAACTTCAGTTCCTGAGGCAGCTTCTGATCCTAATGAAGCACTGAAACAGATTCTGAATCACACTAAAACATCTGGTTTAGTGGACCAACTTTGTCTCTGCTTAGCAACCGCAGGGTCAAGTCTTATTTCAGGCTCTTCAAATATGCTGCGTGCGGCTTGTGAGGCATGTACGGCAATTTGGTTTCTGATAGATGCATCAGAAAATCTTTCTATGAAAAGAAATGCCTATTTATTCCCCCTAAACACTTTGCGCCGGCCTTCACCCCAACTTGACATTAGGGATCAAGATCAAGATTCTTTGATTAGGACAGAAGCAGCAAAACTTGTTGCTGTAATTACGAGAGCATTCCTTAGATCAAAAGCAGTACAAGTTGCTATTCATTATTGCCTTCATCAACGACTTGAAGCTTCGCTATATGCTGGCGTTCAG TTATTGTTGAGGTGCTGCTTGCATAATGGAATTGTTCCAGGTGTTCTCTGTGGCCTGCCTAGTTCCCTACCTGTAACTACGGTTGTTAGTGGTGGAGGTGATGGAACCATTATTTCAGAGATATTCTCTTTGTTGTCTTTGTGCATTTCATCTCAAAATAAAGATCCCCAAGCAGTTGAGACAGCCACCTTCAAGAACAAATTAACCAATCCCACTACCTTGGTTCTGCATTCATGCCTCATCCTTGCAACAGTTGCACAATGTTTGAAGGCAACTGGAAGAAATTCTGCACTATTTATGCTAACAACATCTCCAAAGAAGCAGCTTTCTCGACTTTCTGTTCTTGCTCATCATTTTTCTTCTGATGAGAGCAAAAGTGCCTCCATTCAAGCTCATGCTGCATCGGCCATGCTAGCACTGGCTTCCATTTTGTCCCTTGAATCTGGCAGTTCTGTTGAGTCTTCTATCCTCGAGGTAGCAGTGCCTTTGATTCCTAGAAATGCCACACTATGTGAATACCTGAAGCTTTCATCAGGCAATGGAATTGAATTGCATTCGAATGGCCCTAGTGGTACTCTCTCATACTGGCATGGTCTAAGGGATGGATGTGTTGGCTTGCTGGAGTCTAGACTGAGGTGGGGAGGACCCTTAGCTGTTAAACAGCTGTGTGCAAGCAATATCCCTCTGCTTCTAGTGGATTTGTTAGCCAACAACCGACCAGAAGTTGGTAGCACCAATGATCAAGTTGGGCTTACCCCTATAGGAGTCATATGGACAATATCGTCAATATGTCACTGCCCTTCAGGTGGAGCCTTAACTTTTCGTCAGATTCTGCTTAGATGTAATCATATCAAGCTCATCTCTGACTTGATAGCTGATATGCATCTCAAGCTTGTAAAGTCTTGGGTTGGGCCTGGTGGAGGGAAAGATGGTGTAAGAGATATAACAAATGCAGTAATTGATGTCTTGGCATTTCCTTTTGTGGCCGTACAGAATGCTCCAGAATTGCCATCAGCCACTGCTTCAGTTAATAGCGGGGCCCTTCTCAACCTGGGTTCACCAGGGCTGAGAGTTGGCATGGAAGACAAAGACATGGTGAAAGTAATTGAAGAAGACCTTGGGAAGTATATTAAAAACCTTTTTGAG GTAGGAGTGCCAGGCATCGTTGTTTGGTGTTTAGGACACTTGGATTTAAAGGACATGGGAAGACCGGTGGCCTTTCTTGCAAAAATGGTTGGTTACCAACCATTGGCATTTCAAATTGTGGGTAAAGGCTTGCTGGATCCTAAAAGGATGAGAAGATTGCTGGACCGTTCTAGTCCAAGAGAGGTGATGCTGGATGTTCTGATGATTGTTTCTGATTTGGCTCGCATGGACAAG GGATTCTACAAATACATTAATGGAGCATCTGTATTGGAGTTCTTCAAGGAATTTCTCACCCATGAAGATCCTAATGTGCGCTCCAAGGCTTGCAGTGCTCTAGGAAATATGTGCCGGCACAGCTCCTACTTTTATAGTTCCCTG GCAAGGAATCAAATCATTGATCTCCTTATTGATCGATGTACTGATCCAGATAAACGGACACGAAAATTTGCTTGCTTTGCT ATTGGCAATGCCGCCTACCATGACAAGATGTTATATGAAGAGCTACGAAGATCCATACCCTCTCTTGCGAATTTGTTGGTTTCGTCTGAAGAAGACAAGACTAAAGCAAATGCAGCAGGTGCACTAAGCAATCTTGTCCGCCACTCCGATCAGCTTTGGGAAGACATTGTATCCAAAGGAGCCATGCAG TCTTTACTGAAGTTGGTGGCTGATTGTTCGGTGGTAGCACTGAACCCGCCTAGTAGAAAAGATTCACTAAACGAGTCACCTCTTAAAATAGCTCTGATTGCATTGGCAAATATGTGTTCGCATCAGCCTTGCAGACAATTCCTCGGTTCATCACCGTTGTTCACTGTGATCGGACGGCTTCGGCAGTCTCCGGAATCAACAATTGCCAATCATGCCTCCCTGATATTCGCCAAAGTTGCTGATTCCTGA